The stretch of DNA tctctttggcttccttctttttttgataATTTTCCTTCACATGTTTCAGGAAGCTATCTCGACTCTTCGAGTGCTTAACATGCTCAGTTCGTACATTAATTCTCTTGGCGAGAATCTTGCCCTTAACTTGTTTGTTTATGACAATGCCCACTGCATGCTGGGTAACATTGTAGACTCTTCCAGTTTTTCCATGGGAACATGTGTGGGGCATTCCTTTCTGAACAGTGCCCATTCCCTTGATATCTACGATACCACCTTTCTTGTAGATTCGCATGTATGTAGCCAAAGGAACAACTCCATGTGTTCTAAAAGGCCTAGGGAACATATAACGGgtacctctcctctttccctttgtgttagtCATTTTGGCAAATTACTGGAAGATGGCGGTTCCAGCCGAAAATCTCATTCTTTTAATCATGCGCAAATCCGGAAGGGTTTTTCAGAGGACACCCGTGTAACTTATCAGAACAGCAGTGACCAGCTAGGCAAGTGTAAGAGGTCCCGTTTGGGAGACAAGGCAGGTAACACTGCACACTGATCCTGGAAATTTTCCCACGCagtaacataatttttattagaacTCTGGGCCTGAGCCCGTTTCTGGATGCCGCTCTCCAGGCATCAAGCAATTCAATGGCACAGGTGCCCACCAAGCCACCACCCGCTGCCTGCACTCGCACTTGCCCCCTACACTCTTGTTTGGGGTACTCTCTACTCCTGACGTAGTCTCTCTTCTCCCCGACACTTCTTCTGGTAGCACTCTTCCCTTGGGCCCTGCCCACAGATAACGACTACTTGAAGCTTTTCTAGATCATATTCAGCCTACTAATCAGCCCTTTTTCTGGAATCTAAGATTAACATCCTTCTGCAGTTAGCACTTCATTATCTTGTCCATACTTTGTTTACACTTCCTCATCTCTCTGTGTACACGTTCTGTCTCCGACGCTTGAAGCACGCCACTCAAAGCAGGGTACGGGCCTCCTTTCCCTTGTGAGTTAC from Desmodus rotundus isolate HL8 chromosome 8, HLdesRot8A.1, whole genome shotgun sequence encodes:
- the LOC112315739 gene encoding large ribosomal subunit protein eL21-like, translating into MTNTKGKRRGTRYMFPRPFRTHGVVPLATYMRIYKKGGIVDIKGMGTVQKGMPHTCSHGKTGRVYNVTQHAVGIVINKQVKGKILAKRINVRTEHVKHSKSRDSFLKHVKENYQKKKEAKEKGAWVQLKRQPAPSREARCVRSNGKDPELLEPIPYEFMA